The segment GCCTTTTAACCAGAAGTCTTGCTTTGTAATATCCTCACCTAAATGTTTCATTGCTAAATCTTCTACGGTCATAATCGCTGTATCGCGTAATAAAGCCATATATTTTTCCTCGAACCCTTTGCCCTCTTCTTTCGCCTTTGCATAAATGCTAAGCGAGAATAAGTAGCCGAATGTGTATGGGAAGTTGTAAAATGGCACGCCTGTAATATAGAAATGCATTTTAGAAGCCCAGAAATGTGGATGTGTTTCGCCCAATCCACCAGCATGTGCTTCAATTTGTGCTTCTTCCATTAATTCATTTAAACGCTTTGAAGAAACCATTCCTTTTTTGCGCTCCTCATAGAAGCGTGTTTCGAATAAGAAACGTGCATGAATATTCATTAAAAATGCTACAGAGCTTTGTACTTTATCTTCTAGTAACGCGATTTTCTCTTGCTCATTTGCTGCTTCTTGTACTGCTGCATCGGACACAATCATTTCCGCAAATGTCGACGCTGTTTCAGCTACATTCATTGCGTAGCGTCGGTTTAATGGGTGCACAGGGCGTAGTGCATGTGTATGGAATCCATGGCCGAGCTCATGTGCTAATGTTGAAACGTTTGACATTGTCCCTGAAAATGTCATGAAAATACGCGATTGATCGGATAATGGCATACCTGTACAGAAGCCACCTGCTCCTTTATTATCACGGTCCTCTGCCTCAATCCATCCGTCTTCAAATGCCGTACGTGCAAAAGATTCCATTTCCGTACCGAAACGACCGAAATGTTTTAAAATGAACTCTGAACCTTCTTGATAGCTAACTTTCGTCGTTGAATCCGTTACAGGTGCATCGAAATCAAACCAATCGAGCTTTTCTTGTCCCAAAAGTGATGCTTTATGTGTTAAATAGTTGGCAAATGTTGCTTTACGCGCAGTAATCGCGCCCCACATCGCATCAAGTGTCTCTTGCTTCATACGGCTAATTTGTAGCGGCTCTTGTAAAACCGAATCCCAGCCGCGCTTTTTATAAACGGCTAAACGGAAACCTGCTAGATGGTTTAACGTTTTCGCAAAAATTTCCTCGCGCTCCGTAAACACTTTTTCTAATGCTTCAAATGCCGCTTTGCGTACTTTGCGATCCGCATTGCCACTTAAATTATTTGCCTGTCCAACCGAAAGTGTTTTCAGCTCGCCATCTACTTCCACTTCTACTTTAATATCACCAATTAACATCGTATACATTTGGCCCCAAGCCGAATAGCCGTCCACACCTAATGCAGAGATGAGAGCTTCTTCATCCTCTGATAAAGTCATTTTTGATTTTTCACGCCACTCCGTTAAAATAAAGGCGAAATGTGAAAGCTCTTCCGTTTCAAGTAATTGATCAAATACCGTTTGCTCGATTTGACCTAATTTTTGATTAAAGCCTTCTAAAATTGGCGAGAAATTCGCAGCAATACCAGATAATTGGCTTTGTAATAATTGCGCTTCACGGTCAGTTGTATCTTGAGATATTAAGCAAGATATTACTGCACCCGCTTGCGAAACATGCATGAAAGCTTCTTTTATTTCTTCTAAAATAAAAGCGATTTCACCTGCAGAATCTGTTGTTTGTGGTAGGTCAAATTGCGCCACTTTTTCTGTTAATCGCTCAAATCTTGGTGTTAAATTTTCAATATGTTGTTTTAATTCAGGAGATGCACTTCCACCTGGAAAGAATACATCTAAATCCCATACTTCTGGATATTTTACGTTTTCCATTTAAACACGCCCCGCTTTCAGAATAGTAATACAATTACCATTCTACTAAAAACCCTACTATTTTGCATAGAATTATTTCGATATTTGAAATAAATTCAAATGAGTTGTAGCCTACTTTTGGGCAAAAACAGCTCAAATAAAATCTTTGCCCACTATTTCAATCATTATTTTATTTTTAATTTAAACCATGATATATTTGAGTAGGAACTTATCAATGGCTTGATGATTTATTTTGTGCAGGGTAGGTAAAGAATTTAAACTAGCGAGGTGAAAAAAATGACTGATCGTGAATTATTAGAGCAA is part of the Solibacillus sp. FSL K6-1523 genome and harbors:
- a CDS encoding M3 family oligoendopeptidase, which translates into the protein MENVKYPEVWDLDVFFPGGSASPELKQHIENLTPRFERLTEKVAQFDLPQTTDSAGEIAFILEEIKEAFMHVSQAGAVISCLISQDTTDREAQLLQSQLSGIAANFSPILEGFNQKLGQIEQTVFDQLLETEELSHFAFILTEWREKSKMTLSEDEEALISALGVDGYSAWGQMYTMLIGDIKVEVEVDGELKTLSVGQANNLSGNADRKVRKAAFEALEKVFTEREEIFAKTLNHLAGFRLAVYKKRGWDSVLQEPLQISRMKQETLDAMWGAITARKATFANYLTHKASLLGQEKLDWFDFDAPVTDSTTKVSYQEGSEFILKHFGRFGTEMESFARTAFEDGWIEAEDRDNKGAGGFCTGMPLSDQSRIFMTFSGTMSNVSTLAHELGHGFHTHALRPVHPLNRRYAMNVAETASTFAEMIVSDAAVQEAANEQEKIALLEDKVQSSVAFLMNIHARFLFETRFYEERKKGMVSSKRLNELMEEAQIEAHAGGLGETHPHFWASKMHFYITGVPFYNFPYTFGYLFSLSIYAKAKEEGKGFEEKYMALLRDTAIMTVEDLAMKHLGEDITKQDFWLKGIALCEKDVEEFIALTSK